Proteins encoded in a region of the Elizabethkingia bruuniana genome:
- a CDS encoding NADP-dependent malic enzyme: MNQRDQERLKQAALDYHKAEPKGKIEVIPSKPHASQRDLSLAYSPGVAEPCMEIHHDISKAYDYTGKGNLVAVISNGTAVLGLGDIGAEASKPVMEGKGLLFKIFADINVFDIEINEKDPEKFIQVVKAIAPTFGGINLEDIKAPEAFEIERRLKEELNIPLMHDDQHGTAIISAAALLNALEIADKKIEEVKVVVNGAGAAAIACTKLYIEMGLRKENVLMCDSKGVINHKRTNLTPEKLDFIVETDIETLEDAVKGSDVFIGLSKGNVMSPGMLLSMKENPIVFALANPTPEIDYNLAQETRKDVIMATGRSDFPNQVNNVLGFPYIFRGALDVQATAINEAMKIAAVYAIAEIAKKTVPEMVVLAYNAKSLSFGREYFIPKPFDNRLLTDVSIAVAKAAMESGVAAKPIEDFEAYENSLIDRMNKDEKLLRMMQNRAKSNPKRVTLGNAEEYNVLKAAQILAEEGIAKPILLGDKTLIEEAKKKFGIDIDLPIVDPNADDQEDNRKKYRETLWNLRNRKGINEYKAKRFVRNRDYFGPLMLRHGDTDALVVGFSKNYSTVLKPVLEVIDKDHGVSKVSAMMMILANKKQYFFADTSIIQDPTSEDLVNIARMLDHTVRSLAIEPRIAMLSFENFSGYSETSKKVAKAVQILHEKYPKMVVDGEIQPDFAMNSDHLSDYPFSKLGETPANCFVFPNLESANLSYKIIRGMKVSQTIGPILMGLNKPVHIVQMRSSVDEIVNLATIAVLDAQIKEKRESK; the protein is encoded by the coding sequence ATGAATCAACGAGATCAAGAAAGATTGAAGCAGGCGGCTCTCGACTATCATAAGGCCGAACCGAAAGGCAAAATAGAAGTAATACCATCCAAACCTCACGCGTCACAAAGAGATTTGTCGTTGGCTTATTCTCCTGGAGTAGCAGAACCATGTATGGAAATTCATCACGATATTTCCAAAGCATACGACTATACAGGTAAAGGCAATCTGGTTGCTGTTATCTCTAATGGTACCGCTGTATTAGGACTTGGTGATATTGGAGCAGAAGCTTCAAAACCAGTAATGGAAGGAAAAGGGCTTTTGTTCAAAATATTCGCAGACATCAACGTTTTCGATATTGAGATCAATGAAAAAGATCCTGAAAAATTCATCCAGGTAGTTAAGGCAATTGCGCCAACTTTCGGAGGTATTAATCTTGAAGATATTAAAGCACCGGAAGCATTTGAAATCGAAAGAAGACTAAAGGAAGAATTGAACATTCCTTTAATGCATGATGATCAGCATGGTACTGCGATTATCTCTGCAGCAGCTTTACTGAATGCTTTAGAAATTGCTGATAAAAAAATTGAAGAAGTAAAAGTTGTGGTAAACGGAGCAGGAGCAGCAGCCATTGCTTGTACCAAACTTTATATTGAAATGGGGCTTAGAAAGGAAAATGTTCTGATGTGTGACTCCAAAGGAGTAATCAATCATAAGAGAACAAACCTTACTCCTGAAAAATTAGATTTCATCGTAGAAACAGATATCGAGACATTAGAAGATGCTGTAAAAGGATCGGATGTTTTCATAGGACTTTCCAAAGGAAATGTAATGTCTCCTGGGATGTTACTTTCTATGAAAGAAAATCCAATTGTTTTTGCTTTGGCTAACCCAACTCCTGAAATCGATTATAATCTGGCACAGGAAACTCGCAAGGATGTTATTATGGCAACCGGAAGAAGTGATTTTCCTAATCAGGTAAATAACGTATTAGGATTCCCTTATATTTTCCGTGGTGCATTAGATGTACAGGCTACAGCGATTAATGAAGCGATGAAAATTGCTGCAGTTTATGCAATCGCAGAAATTGCTAAGAAAACTGTACCAGAAATGGTTGTGTTAGCTTACAATGCCAAGAGCCTAAGCTTTGGTAGAGAGTATTTTATTCCAAAGCCATTTGATAACAGATTGTTAACAGATGTTTCTATTGCAGTTGCAAAAGCAGCTATGGAAAGTGGTGTAGCAGCTAAACCTATTGAAGATTTCGAAGCTTATGAAAATAGTCTGATTGACAGAATGAATAAGGACGAGAAGCTTCTGAGAATGATGCAGAACCGTGCCAAATCCAATCCGAAGAGAGTAACTCTGGGAAATGCTGAGGAATATAATGTACTAAAAGCAGCTCAGATTCTTGCTGAAGAAGGTATTGCGAAGCCAATTCTTTTAGGTGATAAAACACTTATTGAAGAAGCTAAAAAGAAATTCGGTATCGATATAGATCTTCCAATTGTAGATCCTAATGCAGACGATCAGGAAGACAACAGAAAGAAATACAGAGAAACACTTTGGAATCTTCGTAACAGAAAAGGAATTAACGAGTACAAAGCAAAGAGATTTGTAAGAAACAGAGATTATTTCGGTCCGTTAATGCTTCGTCATGGAGATACTGATGCTCTTGTTGTTGGATTCTCCAAAAACTATTCTACAGTATTAAAGCCTGTTTTAGAGGTAATAGATAAAGATCATGGTGTAAGCAAAGTTTCTGCTATGATGATGATTTTGGCAAATAAGAAACAATACTTCTTTGCAGATACATCTATTATACAAGACCCTACTTCCGAAGATTTGGTTAATATTGCAAGAATGCTGGATCATACAGTAAGGTCATTAGCGATAGAACCAAGAATTGCGATGTTATCTTTTGAGAACTTCTCAGGATACTCCGAGACTTCTAAGAAAGTAGCAAAAGCAGTACAGATTCTTCATGAGAAATATCCAAAAATGGTTGTTGATGGAGAAATTCAGCCTGACTTTGCGATGAACAGTGATCATTTAAGCGATTATCCGTTCTCTAAATTAGGTGAAACTCCGGCAAACTGTTTCGTTTTCCCTAACCTGGAGTCAGCTAACCTTTCATACAAGATTATAAGAGGAATGAAAGTTTCTCAGACAATCGGACCAATCTTAATGGGATTAAACAAACCTGTGCATATTGTACAGATGCGTTCCAGTGTAGATGAGATTGTTAATCTTGCTACAATTGCTGTGTTGGATGCACAGATCAAAGAAAAAAGAGAAAGCAAATAA
- a CDS encoding BadF/BadG/BcrA/BcrD ATPase family protein — protein sequence MIAIVDGGSTKCDWVILKASGEEILRTTTKGFNPNNTAAHLIPVEINKNEDLEKIKEDIKYVFFYGSGCGVEENCVIVQEQLQVVFTKADILVKEDLLGAAYAVYRGKPTMVCILGTGSNSCYFDGKDIKVELPSLGFLLGDDGAGSSMGKRIVKNFFMKKLPPSLEREFIKEYPELNIELLLQKMYHENTMVNAYFAEFNKFVAKWKEHPFIQNLIYEEFKNYVEFQLLPYGEVKDAEISFIGSIAYVYGDILKTVTAQYNLNFGIIVQRPIVNLVQYHVDHIFPTLK from the coding sequence ATGATAGCAATTGTAGACGGTGGCTCTACTAAATGCGACTGGGTGATTCTTAAAGCTTCGGGAGAAGAAATCCTGAGAACAACAACGAAAGGATTCAATCCCAATAATACAGCAGCGCATTTAATTCCTGTAGAAATCAACAAAAATGAAGACCTTGAAAAAATAAAAGAAGACATTAAATATGTGTTTTTTTATGGTTCAGGTTGCGGAGTAGAAGAGAATTGTGTCATTGTACAGGAGCAACTTCAGGTAGTTTTTACAAAAGCAGATATTCTGGTTAAAGAAGACCTTTTAGGAGCGGCCTATGCTGTTTACAGAGGAAAACCTACAATGGTTTGTATTTTAGGAACCGGTTCCAACTCATGTTACTTCGACGGAAAAGATATTAAAGTAGAATTACCTTCACTAGGATTCCTTCTTGGGGACGATGGTGCTGGAAGTTCTATGGGAAAACGTATTGTGAAGAATTTCTTCATGAAAAAATTACCACCTTCATTAGAACGCGAATTTATAAAAGAATATCCTGAACTCAACATAGAACTGCTTCTGCAGAAAATGTATCATGAAAATACTATGGTAAACGCATACTTTGCAGAGTTTAACAAGTTTGTGGCTAAATGGAAAGAACATCCGTTTATCCAGAATCTTATTTATGAAGAATTCAAAAACTATGTAGAGTTCCAGCTTTTGCCTTATGGTGAAGTAAAAGATGCTGAAATTAGTTTTATTGGTTCCATTGCTTATGTATATGGAGATATCCTGAAAACCGTTACAGCTCAATATAATCTGAATTTTGGAATAATTGTGCAACGTCCGATCGTTAATCTGGTACAATACCATGTGGATCACATCTTTCCAACTTTAAAATAA
- a CDS encoding helix-turn-helix domain-containing protein: MKQIGNSNEDMLALLEAVVGIKNELLYIREYFHPLLKGEIYLSGEQVCQMLHISKRTLQQYRDDGLIPFIKLERKILFRESDIIKVLEDNYQR; encoded by the coding sequence ATGAAACAGATTGGAAATTCAAACGAGGATATGCTTGCTCTGCTCGAAGCTGTGGTAGGCATCAAAAATGAACTGCTGTATATAAGGGAATATTTCCACCCTTTATTGAAAGGGGAAATCTATCTTTCAGGCGAACAGGTTTGCCAGATGTTACACATTAGCAAACGGACGTTGCAACAATACAGAGATGACGGACTGATACCTTTTATCAAACTCGAACGGAAAATCCTTTTCCGTGAAAGCGATATTATAAAAGTGTTGGAAGATAACTATCAGCGTTAG
- a CDS encoding GtrA family protein, producing MVAFIIKQKQILFFIIAGGLSAIVEIGLMKVFSYYIPEYIPAETKWHGISYPLSNILSTTCAIIFNYFLSIWFVFERGKHSKKKEFTYFMVVSFISTILSLIVFNLLFNNLFHDPIDLGVYVLSPIIFSKALAIVIISVLNFSIKKRVIFNG from the coding sequence ATGGTTGCATTTATAATTAAACAAAAGCAAATATTATTTTTTATTATTGCGGGTGGGCTGAGCGCTATTGTAGAGATTGGTCTTATGAAAGTCTTCAGTTATTATATTCCTGAATATATTCCGGCTGAAACCAAATGGCATGGAATTTCTTATCCGCTTAGTAACATCCTCTCCACAACCTGCGCTATTATCTTCAATTATTTTCTGAGCATTTGGTTTGTGTTCGAAAGAGGTAAACATTCTAAGAAAAAAGAGTTTACATACTTTATGGTAGTTTCATTTATTTCAACAATACTAAGCCTTATCGTATTCAATCTTCTTTTTAACAATCTGTTCCATGATCCGATTGATCTGGGCGTTTATGTACTAAGTCCGATTATCTTCAGCAAGGCTTTGGCAATTGTCATTATTTCTGTACTTAACTTTAGTATTAAAAAGAGGGTTATCTTTAACGGCTGA
- the gcvH gene encoding glycine cleavage system protein GcvH: protein MNIPSELKYTKDHEWVKIDGNVAVIGITDFAQGELGDIVFVDVDSVDDDLASGEVFGSVEAVKTVSDLYLPIAGKVIEFNAELEDAPELVNQDPYGKGWVIKVEIAADADTSELLSAEDYQNIIG from the coding sequence ATGAATATTCCTTCAGAATTAAAGTACACTAAAGACCACGAGTGGGTAAAAATTGATGGCAATGTTGCTGTTATCGGTATTACAGATTTTGCACAAGGCGAATTAGGAGATATCGTTTTTGTTGATGTAGATTCAGTAGATGATGATCTTGCTTCAGGTGAAGTTTTTGGATCTGTAGAGGCAGTTAAAACTGTTTCTGATCTTTACTTACCTATCGCTGGAAAAGTAATCGAATTCAATGCTGAATTAGAAGATGCCCCAGAATTAGTAAACCAGGATCCATACGGAAAAGGATGGGTTATTAAAGTTGAAATAGCTGCTGATGCCGATACTTCAGAATTACTTTCTGCTGAGGATTATCAGAATATAATTGGATAA
- a CDS encoding VanZ family protein, with amino-acid sequence MDKISKISRKILPIYWAFLTYLLLRPGSEDSEHWFMFPYFDKVAHMGVFAGLGFLLSLAFPKLKFFTYIQIMLCFAFLTEILQDEMRLGRAMEGLDVVADTTGALIGYLAYLFLFKRLQNLHNSVNK; translated from the coding sequence TTGGATAAGATATCTAAAATATCCCGTAAGATTTTGCCCATTTATTGGGCATTTCTTACTTATTTACTACTTAGACCGGGTTCAGAAGATAGCGAACATTGGTTTATGTTCCCTTATTTTGATAAGGTAGCACACATGGGAGTATTTGCAGGATTAGGATTTTTACTAAGCTTAGCATTCCCAAAATTAAAATTCTTTACTTATATCCAAATCATGCTATGCTTTGCGTTTCTTACTGAAATTCTTCAGGACGAAATGCGATTGGGCAGGGCAATGGAAGGATTAGATGTTGTTGCCGATACAACAGGCGCTTTAATAGGTTATCTGGCCTACCTATTTCTATTCAAAAGACTACAAAACTTGCACAATTCTGTTAATAAATAG
- a CDS encoding site-specific integrase, whose product METTKKSTFKVLFYLKKNAPKKNGKVTVMCRITINGNQSAFSTKLDISASNWDLKYGRVLGKSREAQDVNGKLDKIRLGIEECYSKILKNEGAVNSTKLKNAFLGMESGEMTFFKFYEQFLSDYEKKVNSGLRVNGTRSKYKTLLRHLRNFVLTKYGYSDVSFNDLTPDFVQDFDYYLRDDQSLTHNTIWLYMIGFTTLCRLAMSRKHLAFNPFSEYKNTKKDKDRGYLLRNELEQLVTFNCEKKKDELVKDLFVFSCFTGLSYSDMKGLRNSNIQDFFDSNQWIIIRRKKTATSSNVMLLDIPKMIIEKYAGFSKDGKVFPVPSNTVCNDSLKRISQQIECLKEKKVTFHLARHTFATLFLSEGVPLESLSKMLGHKNIATTQIYAKILNEKVGKDMQKVSHKFKGMERSFVSQL is encoded by the coding sequence ATGGAAACGACAAAAAAATCAACGTTTAAGGTTCTTTTCTACCTTAAAAAGAATGCCCCGAAGAAGAACGGGAAAGTTACGGTTATGTGCAGAATTACCATAAACGGTAATCAGTCTGCATTCAGTACCAAGCTGGATATTTCTGCATCAAATTGGGATTTGAAGTACGGCAGGGTTTTAGGTAAAAGCCGAGAAGCCCAAGATGTGAACGGCAAGCTTGATAAAATTCGTTTGGGCATTGAGGAATGCTATTCCAAAATTCTGAAGAACGAGGGGGCTGTAAACAGTACTAAACTTAAAAATGCCTTCCTCGGTATGGAAAGCGGAGAAATGACCTTTTTCAAGTTCTATGAACAGTTTCTTTCCGACTATGAGAAAAAGGTCAATAGCGGGCTTCGGGTAAATGGAACACGAAGTAAGTATAAAACACTATTAAGACATCTTCGCAATTTTGTACTTACAAAATACGGTTACTCCGATGTGTCTTTTAACGACCTTACTCCTGATTTTGTACAGGACTTTGATTACTACCTACGTGATGACCAAAGCTTGACACATAACACGATTTGGCTGTATATGATTGGCTTTACCACACTTTGCCGATTGGCAATGAGCAGAAAGCATCTTGCTTTTAATCCGTTCAGCGAGTATAAGAACACCAAAAAGGACAAAGACAGAGGTTATCTGTTGCGGAACGAGTTAGAACAGCTTGTAACGTTCAACTGCGAGAAAAAGAAAGACGAATTGGTTAAAGACCTGTTTGTTTTCAGTTGCTTTACTGGTCTTTCCTATTCAGATATGAAAGGGCTTAGAAACAGCAATATTCAGGATTTCTTTGACAGTAACCAGTGGATTATCATACGTAGAAAAAAAACAGCCACATCGTCAAATGTTATGCTGTTGGATATTCCCAAAATGATTATCGAAAAATATGCAGGATTTTCAAAGGATGGAAAGGTATTTCCTGTTCCATCAAATACAGTCTGTAATGATAGCCTAAAGAGAATATCACAACAGATTGAATGCCTGAAAGAAAAGAAAGTAACCTTTCATTTAGCACGCCATACGTTTGCCACGCTGTTTTTGAGCGAGGGCGTTCCGCTCGAGAGTTTGAGCAAAATGTTAGGGCATAAAAATATTGCTACCACACAAATTTACGCCAAGATACTCAACGAGAAAGTTGGTAAGGATATGCAAAAAGTATCGCATAAATTTAAAGGTATGGAACGCTCTTTTGTTTCGCAACTCTGA
- a CDS encoding DUF3810 domain-containing protein codes for MDTKNKLIYKKRFWAGLWLAQFFIFFLLSKTEKGVLFFEKLFSATQKIRVGIIKHITFSTGDAFYLFLSIFLIVLVILSIRKNSRKRALLTSLVSINILYFVYQCLWGMLYFQKPLLSRDKIQTIDTEKLKPLAEYYLQQCITLRKAHPSEFFQIHSQTALEAEIKAQQQTIAHTYGKGSSIDISLKPSLYKSVMSYTGILGYYNPFSSESQYNPELPPTYTPFTLSHETAHQIGFAREEEANFIAFIIGENSSSYELKYSAYWYALKTILFNISKKDLKYSKNFLEKLPKELMNDYTAEKKFYKEHEGKAQDFFSFTNNLFLKSNRQDGSITYNYFIYLLLDHHKEKGLHQ; via the coding sequence GTGGACACTAAGAATAAGCTGATATATAAGAAAAGATTTTGGGCAGGCCTTTGGCTTGCCCAATTTTTTATATTCTTTCTGCTGTCGAAGACGGAGAAGGGTGTACTGTTTTTTGAAAAATTGTTTTCTGCAACACAGAAGATCCGGGTAGGAATTATTAAGCATATTACCTTTTCTACAGGAGATGCATTTTATCTGTTTCTGAGCATTTTTTTGATTGTCTTAGTTATCTTATCCATCAGAAAAAATAGCAGGAAAAGAGCCCTATTAACCTCACTGGTTAGCATCAATATTTTATACTTCGTATACCAGTGTTTATGGGGAATGTTATATTTTCAGAAGCCATTATTAAGCAGAGACAAAATCCAGACAATTGATACCGAAAAGCTAAAGCCTCTTGCAGAATATTACTTGCAGCAATGCATTACACTTCGCAAAGCTCATCCTTCAGAATTTTTTCAAATACATTCCCAAACAGCTTTGGAAGCAGAAATAAAGGCACAGCAGCAAACAATTGCTCACACATACGGAAAAGGCAGTAGTATTGATATTTCGCTAAAGCCAAGCCTTTATAAAAGCGTTATGAGCTATACAGGTATTTTAGGCTATTACAATCCTTTCAGTTCCGAATCACAATACAATCCAGAATTACCTCCTACCTACACTCCGTTTACGCTGTCTCATGAAACAGCACATCAGATAGGCTTTGCCAGAGAGGAGGAAGCCAACTTTATAGCTTTTATCATAGGAGAAAATTCCTCCAGTTATGAGCTAAAATACAGTGCCTACTGGTATGCTTTGAAGACAATATTATTCAATATATCTAAAAAAGATTTGAAATACAGTAAAAATTTTCTGGAGAAACTCCCAAAAGAGTTAATGAATGATTATACAGCTGAAAAAAAATTTTATAAAGAGCATGAAGGAAAGGCTCAGGATTTTTTCTCTTTTACCAACAACCTTTTTCTGAAAAGTAACAGACAGGATGGAAGTATCACTTATAACTATTTCATTTACTTATTATTAGACCATCATAAAGAAAAAGGATTGCACCAATAG
- a CDS encoding lysophospholipid acyltransferase family protein: protein MTKLLNYLWRIWFLIIVIIATILCGLLVYPLSFSPKTFRACYFFMRIWCIILFYGMGFRYELTSPTGKVIDPEKKYVFVSNHTSIMDIMLMCILHPKHPICFVGKKELVKIPIFGTIYKRVCVMVDRKSMKSRTDVYRRCAQRMNEGQNIVIYPEGGVPDDTSIVLDEFKDGAFTLSSKHHFPIAVYTFIGLKEMFPFDSGKGHPGKVKVILNDILQPNESKEEMKKNAFELMYKSICINK from the coding sequence ATGACAAAGCTTCTTAATTATCTCTGGCGGATCTGGTTTCTTATTATTGTTATTATTGCCACTATACTTTGCGGCCTTTTAGTATATCCACTTTCTTTTAGTCCAAAGACTTTCAGAGCGTGCTATTTTTTCATGCGCATATGGTGTATCATCCTTTTCTATGGTATGGGATTTCGGTATGAACTAACATCACCAACGGGAAAGGTTATTGATCCGGAAAAGAAATATGTATTTGTCTCCAATCATACTTCCATTATGGATATTATGCTCATGTGTATACTACATCCTAAGCATCCTATTTGTTTTGTCGGAAAAAAAGAACTGGTAAAAATTCCCATATTTGGTACTATATATAAAAGGGTATGTGTGATGGTAGACCGCAAAAGCATGAAAAGCCGAACCGATGTATACCGCAGATGTGCCCAAAGAATGAATGAAGGACAAAATATTGTAATCTACCCTGAAGGCGGAGTTCCGGATGATACTTCTATTGTATTGGATGAGTTTAAGGATGGAGCATTTACACTATCATCTAAACATCACTTCCCTATTGCCGTATATACATTTATCGGGTTAAAAGAGATGTTTCCGTTTGATAGTGGAAAAGGTCATCCCGGAAAAGTAAAAGTAATCTTAAATGATATACTGCAACCCAATGAAAGTAAGGAAGAAATGAAAAAAAATGCGTTTGAATTAATGTACAAAAGCATTTGTATAAATAAATAA
- a CDS encoding MFS transporter produces the protein MFDYRNKTNWGQFASLIVVFFFWGFVAASNDILIPVFKKAFDLTNFQSQLVASAYYIAYTVGTLLYLAISKILKYDVLNKMGYKNGLILGLLISAAGSLIFIPAANAHSFPLMITALFVVGLGFSLQQTVANPLAIAIGPAQTGSQRLTMAGGINNFGTTIGPLVVAFAIFGSAAAANENADIESVKIPYLVLGAAFVLAAIFLKFSSLPSVTETHEVEEANEIQQPRSSVLKYPQLVLGMVAIFLYVGVEVATASNLPAYMEKELGFHTKDVAPFISLYWASMMIGRWSGAVGAFNLKGIALKIAKFVAPYLAFGVFLAVNAIAQHDLTPFKVYPAIILVMIIADILSKGNPARMLMIFSFMGITALIIGMLSSGMVSVYAYTSVGLFCSTLWPCIFALAIAGLGKHTNEGSNFLIMMIMGGGLIAPLQGYLADSIGIHLSYIVDVVCFLYLIFYAIKVKGILKSQGIDLEKTAASGGH, from the coding sequence ATGTTCGATTACCGTAATAAAACCAATTGGGGACAATTTGCGTCGCTCATCGTGGTTTTTTTCTTTTGGGGCTTTGTCGCAGCCAGTAATGATATTCTGATCCCCGTTTTTAAAAAGGCATTTGACCTTACTAACTTTCAAAGCCAGCTTGTAGCATCTGCCTACTACATCGCTTATACGGTAGGAACATTATTATACTTAGCGATTTCGAAAATTTTAAAATACGACGTCCTAAACAAAATGGGATATAAAAACGGTCTTATCTTAGGCCTTTTAATATCTGCAGCGGGATCTTTAATCTTTATCCCTGCAGCAAATGCACATTCATTCCCACTGATGATTACGGCACTTTTCGTAGTAGGATTAGGTTTCTCTTTACAACAAACTGTAGCCAATCCGCTAGCGATTGCTATTGGACCAGCACAAACAGGTTCTCAACGTTTGACAATGGCCGGAGGTATTAATAACTTTGGTACCACTATCGGACCATTAGTTGTTGCTTTTGCCATCTTCGGATCTGCAGCTGCAGCAAATGAAAATGCGGATATTGAAAGTGTTAAAATCCCTTATCTGGTATTAGGTGCAGCCTTTGTTTTAGCTGCTATATTCCTGAAATTCTCTTCTCTTCCAAGCGTTACTGAAACACATGAAGTAGAAGAAGCTAATGAAATACAACAACCTCGTTCTTCTGTACTAAAATACCCACAATTAGTATTGGGGATGGTTGCTATATTCTTATATGTAGGTGTAGAAGTTGCAACAGCAAGTAATCTTCCTGCATATATGGAAAAAGAATTAGGTTTCCATACAAAAGATGTTGCTCCGTTTATTTCTTTATACTGGGCAAGTATGATGATCGGTCGTTGGAGTGGTGCTGTAGGAGCCTTTAACTTAAAAGGAATTGCGCTGAAGATTGCAAAATTCGTTGCCCCTTATTTGGCTTTTGGTGTTTTCCTTGCTGTTAATGCTATTGCCCAACATGACCTGACTCCTTTCAAAGTTTATCCTGCTATTATCCTTGTTATGATTATTGCAGATATCCTTTCCAAAGGGAATCCGGCAAGAATGCTTATGATTTTCTCTTTTATGGGTATCACAGCATTAATTATTGGTATGCTTTCTTCCGGAATGGTATCTGTATATGCTTATACCAGTGTAGGTTTATTCTGTAGTACGCTTTGGCCTTGTATTTTTGCCTTAGCAATCGCAGGACTTGGTAAACATACCAATGAAGGTTCTAACTTCCTTATCATGATGATTATGGGTGGAGGGCTAATTGCTCCTTTACAAGGTTACCTTGCGGATTCAATAGGTATACATTTAAGCTATATTGTAGATGTAGTATGTTTCTTATACCTAATCTTCTACGCAATTAAGGTAAAAGGAATCCTGAAGAGCCAGGGTATTGATCTAGAAAAAACAGCTGCAAGTGGTGGACACTAA
- the ruvA gene encoding Holliday junction branch migration protein RuvA encodes MINFLRGKVHELTPAYAILDINGIGYYVGISLQTSQKLSQGSEAFLYTQQIFREDAQLLFGFSTLTEKEVFNLLISVNGVGAVSALILLSSLDIPDIASAVLNNQSVVLQKVKGIGAKTAERIIVDLRDKMLKYSDVNEASLNNVVDNKIKEEALSALEVLGISRKMSEKIADKIIKSDPEINIETLVKQILKSI; translated from the coding sequence ATGATTAATTTTCTAAGAGGGAAAGTACACGAGCTTACACCTGCATATGCTATTCTGGACATTAATGGTATTGGTTACTATGTCGGGATCAGCCTGCAGACTTCACAGAAACTTTCACAGGGGAGTGAAGCTTTCCTTTATACCCAGCAAATTTTCAGAGAAGATGCTCAATTGCTTTTCGGTTTCAGTACACTTACCGAAAAAGAAGTCTTCAATTTGTTAATCAGTGTAAATGGTGTAGGAGCCGTTTCAGCTTTAATTTTACTATCATCATTGGATATCCCGGATATTGCAAGTGCTGTTCTGAATAACCAAAGTGTTGTTCTGCAAAAAGTAAAAGGAATTGGCGCAAAAACAGCAGAAAGAATTATTGTTGACCTGAGAGATAAAATGTTGAAGTATAGTGATGTCAATGAAGCTTCTCTGAATAATGTTGTAGACAATAAGATAAAAGAAGAGGCCCTTTCAGCATTGGAAGTTTTGGGTATCTCCCGTAAAATGTCTGAAAAAATAGCAGATAAAATAATAAAATCAGATCCGGAAATAAATATAGAAACACTTGTAAAACAAATATTAAAGAGTATTTAA